A single genomic interval of Sinorhizobium garamanticum harbors:
- a CDS encoding methionine ABC transporter ATP-binding protein produces MTATVAKPLSDDVSVAFKGVSKRFAASGESGAFTALNNVDLNVGRGSITGIIGRSGAGKSTLIRLVNGLEKPSSGKVLVDGVDVGGLDEAGLRNLRRSVGMIFQHFNLLSSRTVFGNVALPLEIAGVDRRAIEARVRPLLDLVGLADKHARYPAELSGGQKQRIGIARALATEPKLLLSDEATSALDPETTQSILELLKRINAELGLTVLLITHEMEVVKAVTSDVAVIDRGEIVERGHTFDVFTHPKHETTRALLSGLPGSKLPDAVARGLKPAPSAGDRAVVRLTFFGATAERPLISQLIKSVGAEVNIIAGTIDEIGGKPYGSLVVAYAADAETLGRAERFFTENGLVTEVLGYVA; encoded by the coding sequence ATGACCGCTACCGTTGCCAAGCCCTTGTCCGATGACGTCTCGGTCGCCTTCAAGGGCGTCTCCAAGCGCTTTGCGGCGTCCGGCGAAAGTGGTGCCTTTACCGCGCTCAACAATGTCGACCTCAACGTCGGCCGCGGCTCCATTACCGGCATCATCGGCCGCTCCGGCGCGGGCAAATCGACGCTGATCCGGCTGGTAAATGGCCTCGAGAAGCCGTCGAGCGGCAAGGTCCTCGTCGATGGCGTCGATGTGGGCGGGCTTGACGAGGCGGGCTTGCGCAATCTCCGGCGTTCGGTCGGCATGATCTTCCAGCATTTCAACCTGCTCTCCTCGCGCACTGTTTTCGGTAACGTCGCGCTGCCGCTGGAGATTGCCGGCGTGGATCGTCGTGCGATCGAAGCGCGTGTGCGGCCGCTTCTCGATCTCGTCGGCCTAGCCGACAAACACGCCCGCTACCCGGCCGAACTCTCGGGCGGCCAGAAGCAGCGCATCGGCATTGCGCGTGCGCTCGCGACCGAGCCGAAACTGCTGCTTTCGGACGAGGCGACATCGGCGCTCGACCCGGAAACGACGCAGTCCATCCTCGAACTCTTAAAGCGGATCAATGCCGAACTGGGGCTGACCGTGCTCCTTATCACCCATGAGATGGAAGTGGTGAAGGCCGTCACGTCCGATGTGGCCGTCATCGACAGGGGCGAAATCGTCGAACGCGGCCATACCTTCGATGTCTTCACCCATCCGAAGCACGAAACGACACGGGCGCTCCTGTCCGGCCTGCCCGGCTCGAAGCTGCCGGATGCCGTTGCGCGTGGCCTGAAGCCGGCGCCAAGCGCCGGCGACCGTGCGGTGGTGCGCCTCACCTTCTTCGGCGCGACGGCGGAACGGCCGCTGATTTCGCAGCTCATCAAGTCGGTCGGGGCCGAGGTCAACATCATTGCCGGCACGATCGACGAAATTGGCGGTAAGCCCTATGGCTCGCTCGTGGTCGCCTATGCGGCGGACGCCGAGACGTTGGGCAGGGCAGAGCGCTTCTTTACCGAGAACGGACTGGTCACGGAGGTGCTCGGCTATGTCGCCTGA
- a CDS encoding GH1 family beta-glucosidase, whose protein sequence is MIEAKKLAERFPGDFVFGVATASFQIEGASKADGRKPSIWDAFSNMPGRVFERHNGDVACDHYNRLEQDLDLIESLGVEAYRFSIAWPRIIPEGTGPINEKGLDFYDRLVDGLKARGIKAFATLYHWDLPLALMGDGGWTARTTAYAYQRYAKTVIARLGDRLDAVATFNEPWCSVWLSHLYGVHAPGERNMDAALAALHFTNLAHGLGVEAIRSERASLPTGIVINAHSVYPDSTSAKDKAAAERAFDFHNGVFFGPIFKGEYPEGFLAALGSRMPLIEDGDMATISQLLDWWGLNYYTPMRVSDDPSEGAEYPATVNAKPVSDVKTDIGWEVYAPALGSLVETLNARYKLPDCYITENGACYNMGIENGVVDDQPRLDYIADHLSVTADLIAEGYPMRGYFAWSLMDNFEWAEGYRMRFGIVHVDYETQVRTIKKSGHWYKELAEQFPKGNHKSA, encoded by the coding sequence ATGATCGAAGCCAAGAAACTCGCAGAGCGCTTTCCGGGCGACTTTGTCTTCGGAGTAGCAACCGCATCGTTCCAGATCGAGGGGGCCAGCAAGGCGGACGGACGCAAGCCATCCATCTGGGATGCCTTCTCCAACATGCCGGGCCGCGTCTTCGAGCGCCACAACGGCGACGTTGCTTGCGATCATTACAATCGGTTGGAACAAGATCTCGACCTTATCGAGAGCCTGGGTGTCGAGGCCTATCGCTTCTCGATCGCCTGGCCGCGCATCATTCCGGAAGGCACCGGACCGATCAACGAGAAGGGACTCGATTTCTACGACCGGCTCGTCGACGGGCTGAAGGCGCGCGGCATCAAGGCCTTCGCGACGCTTTACCATTGGGACCTGCCGCTTGCGCTAATGGGCGACGGCGGCTGGACAGCACGCACGACCGCTTACGCATACCAACGCTATGCCAAGACCGTGATCGCCCGCCTCGGCGACAGGCTCGATGCGGTCGCCACCTTCAACGAGCCCTGGTGCTCGGTATGGCTCAGCCATCTCTACGGCGTTCACGCGCCGGGTGAGCGCAACATGGATGCGGCGCTCGCCGCGCTCCACTTCACCAATCTCGCGCATGGCCTTGGCGTCGAGGCGATCCGGTCCGAGAGGGCGAGCCTGCCGACGGGCATCGTCATCAACGCGCACTCCGTCTATCCCGACAGCACCAGCGCCAAGGACAAGGCCGCGGCCGAACGTGCTTTCGATTTCCACAACGGCGTCTTCTTCGGCCCGATCTTCAAGGGCGAGTATCCCGAAGGCTTCCTGGCAGCACTCGGCAGCCGCATGCCGCTGATCGAGGATGGCGACATGGCGACGATCTCGCAGCTGCTCGATTGGTGGGGTCTCAACTATTATACGCCGATGCGGGTTTCCGATGATCCGTCCGAGGGGGCGGAATATCCTGCAACGGTCAATGCCAAGCCGGTCAGCGACGTGAAAACGGATATCGGCTGGGAGGTCTATGCCCCGGCGCTCGGCTCGCTCGTCGAAACGCTCAATGCCCGCTACAAGCTGCCCGACTGCTACATCACCGAGAACGGCGCCTGCTACAACATGGGTATCGAGAACGGCGTCGTCGACGATCAGCCGCGGCTCGACTATATCGCCGATCATCTGTCGGTTACCGCAGATCTGATCGCCGAGGGCTATCCGATGCGCGGCTATTTTGCCTGGAGCCTGATGGACAATTTCGAATGGGCCGAGGGCTACCGGATGCGCTTCGGCATCGTCCATGTGGACTACGAGACGCAGGTCCGCACGATCAAGAAGAGCGGCCACTGGTACAAGGAACTGGCAGAACAGTTCCCGAAGGGCAACCACAAGAGCGCATAA
- a CDS encoding MetQ/NlpA family ABC transporter substrate-binding protein, with amino-acid sequence MKKLILAAAFAALAAGTALAETIKVGVTPGEHAQIMEKVKEVAAPKGLDIEILEFSDYVVPNQALADGELNANSFQHQPYLDNQIADRGYDIVSVGLTITTPMGVYSDKVKSLDELQDGATIAIPNDPTNGGRALLVLASKGLIKVNPDVGLKATPADVTENPKNIEFAELDAAQLPRSLADVDAAVINTNYALEADLHPKEDAIAIESEKSPYANVIAVRAADKDAPWVKTLVESYHDDSVKAFIVDTFKGALIPSW; translated from the coding sequence ATGAAAAAGCTCATTCTAGCCGCGGCCTTCGCCGCCCTTGCGGCCGGCACCGCACTCGCGGAAACCATCAAGGTCGGTGTGACCCCGGGCGAGCATGCCCAGATCATGGAGAAGGTGAAGGAAGTCGCCGCTCCCAAGGGCCTCGATATCGAGATCCTCGAATTCTCCGACTATGTGGTTCCGAACCAGGCGCTCGCCGATGGCGAACTCAACGCCAATTCCTTCCAGCACCAGCCCTATCTCGACAACCAGATCGCCGATCGTGGCTACGATATCGTCAGCGTGGGCCTGACCATCACCACGCCGATGGGCGTCTATTCTGACAAGGTGAAGAGCCTCGATGAGCTGCAGGACGGCGCGACGATCGCTATCCCCAACGATCCGACCAATGGCGGCCGCGCGCTCCTGGTTCTCGCGTCCAAGGGCCTCATCAAGGTCAATCCGGATGTCGGGCTGAAGGCCACCCCGGCTGACGTGACGGAAAATCCGAAGAACATCGAGTTCGCCGAACTTGATGCGGCCCAGCTCCCGCGCTCGCTAGCCGATGTCGACGCGGCCGTGATCAACACCAACTACGCGCTCGAGGCCGACCTTCATCCCAAGGAGGACGCCATAGCCATCGAGAGCGAGAAATCTCCTTACGCCAACGTCATTGCAGTGCGCGCCGCGGATAAGGATGCACCCTGGGTGAAGACGCTCGTCGAATCCTATCATGACGACAGCGTCAAGGCCTTCATCGTCGATACGTTCAAGGGAGCGCTTATCCCGAGTTGGTAA
- a CDS encoding Gfo/Idh/MocA family protein yields MAIEGSSTESRQKRIRLGMVGGGSGAFIGAVHRIAARLDDHYELVAGALSSTPEKAQASGRELGLDPKRVYSDFKEMAIREAKLKDGIEAVAIVTPNHVHYAAAKEFLKRGIHVICDKPLTSTLADAKKLKKAADESDALFVLTHNYTGYPMVRQAREMIANGDIGAVRLVQMEYPQDWLTENIEQSGQKQAAWRTDPARSGAGGSTGDIGTHAYNLGCFVSGLELEELSADLDSFVSGRQLDDNAHVMMRFKAKDGARAKGMLWCSQVAPGHENGLMIRVYGTKGGLEWTQKDPNYLWYTPFGEPKRLLTRAGAGAGPAAARVSRVPSGHPEGYLEGFANIYSEAARAIFAKRSGEKVDAAVTYPTIDDGMKGMVFVDACVQSSKRNGAWIKV; encoded by the coding sequence ATGGCTATAGAGGGAAGCAGCACGGAAAGTCGTCAAAAGCGCATCCGGCTCGGCATGGTCGGCGGCGGTTCCGGCGCCTTCATCGGCGCGGTCCACCGCATCGCGGCAAGGCTCGATGATCACTATGAGCTGGTGGCCGGCGCGCTGTCGTCGACGCCGGAAAAGGCACAAGCCTCCGGCCGCGAACTGGGTCTCGATCCGAAGCGCGTCTATTCGGACTTCAAGGAGATGGCGATCCGCGAGGCGAAGCTCAAGGACGGTATCGAGGCGGTTGCGATCGTGACGCCGAACCATGTCCATTACGCCGCCGCTAAAGAGTTCCTGAAGCGCGGCATCCACGTCATCTGCGACAAGCCGCTGACCTCGACGCTTGCCGATGCGAAAAAGCTCAAGAAGGCGGCGGACGAAAGTGATGCGCTGTTCGTGCTGACGCATAACTACACCGGCTATCCGATGGTTCGCCAGGCACGCGAAATGATCGCAAACGGCGATATCGGCGCCGTCCGGCTCGTGCAGATGGAGTATCCGCAGGACTGGCTCACCGAGAACATCGAACAATCGGGCCAGAAGCAGGCGGCGTGGCGCACCGATCCGGCGCGGTCCGGCGCCGGCGGCTCCACCGGCGACATCGGCACCCATGCCTATAATCTCGGCTGCTTCGTCTCGGGGCTGGAACTCGAGGAACTTTCCGCCGATCTCGACAGCTTCGTCAGTGGGCGCCAGCTCGACGACAATGCCCATGTGATGATGCGTTTCAAGGCGAAGGACGGCGCGCGCGCCAAGGGCATGCTCTGGTGCAGCCAGGTGGCACCCGGCCATGAGAACGGCCTGATGATCCGCGTCTACGGCACCAAGGGCGGCCTCGAGTGGACGCAGAAGGACCCGAACTATCTCTGGTACACGCCGTTTGGTGAACCGAAACGTCTGTTGACGCGTGCCGGTGCCGGGGCGGGGCCGGCCGCAGCCCGCGTCTCGCGCGTGCCCTCCGGCCATCCGGAAGGCTATCTCGAAGGCTTCGCCAATATCTACTCGGAAGCCGCGCGGGCGATTTTCGCCAAGCGCAGCGGCGAGAAAGTGGATGCCGCCGTCACCTATCCGACGATCGACGACGGCATGAAAGGCATGGTCTTCGTCGATGCCTGCGTGCAGTCCTCGAAGCGCAACGGCGCCTGGATCAAGGTCTGA
- a CDS encoding rhodanese-related sulfurtransferase: MTDISTTAHPETQGQFLVAALYHFVSLPRFADFREPLQAVCDANGVKGTLLVAHEGINGTIAGSDESIAAVLAYLRAQPEFARLEHKESRASAMPFLRMKVRLKKEIVTMGVENIDPNKVVGTYIEPKDWNALISDPDTLVIDTRNDYETAIGLFRGAVDPKTKSFREFPDWVRNNTGLHNKPKIAMYCTGGIRCEKATAFMKEQGFEEVYHLKGGILKYLEEVPEEQSLWDGACFVFDERVSVTHGLEEGEHTLCHACRQPLTPEDLLSPLHEEGVSCIHCHEIRTDEDRERYRQRQRQITLAKKRGERHLGS; the protein is encoded by the coding sequence ATGACCGACATATCCACGACCGCGCACCCGGAGACACAGGGCCAGTTTCTGGTGGCAGCGCTTTATCATTTCGTTTCGCTCCCGCGCTTCGCCGATTTCCGCGAACCGCTGCAGGCGGTCTGCGACGCCAATGGCGTGAAGGGCACGCTGCTCGTCGCCCATGAGGGCATCAACGGCACGATTGCCGGCTCCGACGAGAGCATAGCCGCCGTGCTCGCCTACTTGCGCGCCCAGCCGGAATTCGCCCGCCTCGAACACAAGGAAAGCCGCGCTTCGGCTATGCCGTTCCTGCGCATGAAGGTGCGGCTCAAGAAAGAGATCGTCACCATGGGCGTCGAGAACATCGACCCCAACAAGGTGGTCGGCACCTATATAGAGCCGAAGGATTGGAACGCGCTGATCTCCGATCCCGATACGCTGGTGATCGACACGCGCAACGACTACGAGACGGCAATCGGCCTTTTCCGCGGCGCCGTCGATCCGAAAACCAAGTCTTTCCGCGAGTTTCCGGATTGGGTGCGCAACAACACCGGCCTGCACAACAAGCCGAAGATCGCGATGTACTGCACCGGCGGCATCCGTTGCGAGAAGGCGACGGCCTTCATGAAGGAGCAGGGCTTTGAAGAGGTCTACCATCTGAAGGGCGGCATCCTCAAATATCTCGAGGAGGTCCCGGAAGAGCAGAGCCTCTGGGACGGCGCCTGCTTCGTCTTCGACGAACGTGTTTCCGTGACCCATGGGCTGGAAGAAGGCGAGCACACGCTCTGCCACGCCTGCCGTCAGCCGCTGACGCCGGAAGACCTGCTGTCCCCCCTCCACGAAGAGGGCGTCTCGTGCATCCACTGTCATGAGATTCGCACGGACGAGGACCGCGAGCGCTACCGCCAACGGCAGAGGCAGATCACGCTGGCGAAGAAGCGCGGCGAGCGGCATCTCGGAAGCTGA
- a CDS encoding methionine ABC transporter permease, producing the protein MSPDLLLLIAEATFDTLRMVAIAGLIGSLVGLPIGIFLATSGNGELFPAPNINRIVGLIVNATRSTPFIILVVAIIPFTRLITGTSIGTKAAIVPLTIATIPFFARLVEAAIRDIDKGLIEAARAMGATPTQIVFKVLLAEARPALTLALTMTIVSLIGYSAMVGAVGGGGLGDLGIRYGYQRFRPDVMLIVVVVLVVLVQLVQSAGDRLARRFDKRSRKN; encoded by the coding sequence ATGTCGCCTGATCTTCTGCTCCTCATCGCCGAGGCCACGTTCGACACGTTGCGTATGGTGGCGATTGCCGGCCTCATCGGCTCGTTGGTCGGCCTGCCAATTGGCATTTTCCTCGCGACCAGCGGCAACGGCGAATTGTTTCCGGCGCCCAATATCAACCGCATCGTCGGGCTGATCGTCAATGCCACGCGCTCGACGCCCTTCATTATCCTGGTCGTTGCGATTATCCCCTTCACGCGTCTCATCACCGGCACCTCGATCGGGACGAAGGCGGCGATCGTGCCCCTGACCATCGCGACCATTCCCTTCTTTGCGCGGCTGGTCGAGGCGGCAATCCGCGACATCGACAAGGGGCTGATCGAGGCTGCCCGCGCCATGGGCGCGACCCCGACGCAGATCGTCTTCAAGGTGCTTCTGGCCGAGGCCCGTCCGGCGCTGACGCTGGCGCTTACCATGACCATCGTCAGCCTCATCGGCTATTCGGCGATGGTCGGGGCCGTCGGCGGCGGCGGCCTCGGCGATCTCGGCATCCGCTATGGCTATCAACGCTTCAGGCCAGACGTGATGCTGATCGTCGTCGTCGTGCTGGTCGTGCTCGTTCAACTGGTGCAGAGCGCGGGAGACCGCCTGGCCCGCCGCTTCGACAAACGCAGCCGTAAGAACTGA
- a CDS encoding GFA family protein — MSGMKGGCLCGAVRYEAKGSPLYSGFCHCRDCQRVTGTGHCCYMIFSRANVDVTGELRAYEKLAENGNVTIRYFCPGCGSQIFGSGPPDDDRWTVYAGTLDDTSLFKPTNAVFTRSRPHWDRLAVGLDEYETLPS, encoded by the coding sequence ATGAGCGGCATGAAGGGTGGGTGCCTCTGCGGCGCGGTAAGATACGAAGCCAAGGGTTCGCCGCTCTATTCCGGCTTCTGCCATTGCCGCGACTGCCAACGGGTCACGGGTACCGGTCATTGCTGCTATATGATCTTCTCGCGCGCCAACGTCGATGTCACCGGCGAACTCCGCGCGTACGAGAAGCTCGCCGAAAACGGCAATGTGACGATCCGCTACTTCTGCCCCGGCTGCGGCAGCCAGATCTTCGGCTCCGGCCCGCCCGACGATGACCGATGGACGGTCTATGCCGGCACGCTCGACGATACATCGCTATTTAAGCCAACCAATGCGGTTTTCACCCGCAGCCGTCCGCATTGGGATCGGTTGGCCGTTGGCCTGGACGAGTACGAGACGCTGCCGAGCTGA